A region from the Streptomyces lydicus genome encodes:
- a CDS encoding glycosyltransferase: MVSTNYAPEHTGIGPYSTQIAEHMAASGADTHVLAGMPHYPAWRVAEGYRGRWRIRERRGGVTVHRRRHTVPPRQTALRRALFEASILAHGAVAPPRIRPDVVLTQMPSLAGGVLGGRLARRAGVPHVVIVQDLMGAAAEQSGIQGGGRAAALAGAVEARVLRGAAVVGVVHESFVDRVTAMGVPRARVQVVPNWTHVEGPSGDRERTRARLGWSEKETVVLHAGNMGLKQGLEVLVEAARLADQEAAPVRIVLMGDGNQRAHLQRLAAGVSSLSFLPPADTAEFPEVLAAADVLAVTQKASVLDMSLPSKLTSYFMTGRPVIASVAAEGGTAQEVLRAGAGSVIAPEDPKALLAEVRALADDPARAARLGARGPEYVEQRLSSRAGLERIMALLRTAKAGR, from the coding sequence GTGGTCTCGACCAACTACGCGCCCGAACACACCGGCATAGGGCCGTACTCGACACAGATAGCCGAGCATATGGCCGCATCCGGCGCCGACACCCATGTCCTCGCGGGCATGCCGCACTACCCGGCCTGGCGGGTGGCGGAGGGGTACCGCGGCCGGTGGCGGATACGGGAGCGCCGCGGCGGGGTCACGGTGCACCGCCGGCGCCACACCGTACCGCCGCGCCAGACCGCCCTGCGCCGCGCGCTGTTCGAGGCCAGCATCCTGGCGCACGGCGCCGTGGCACCACCGCGTATCCGTCCCGACGTGGTGCTCACCCAGATGCCCAGTCTGGCCGGGGGAGTGCTGGGCGGGCGCCTCGCGCGGCGGGCGGGGGTGCCCCATGTCGTCATCGTCCAGGACCTGATGGGGGCCGCCGCCGAACAGAGCGGTATCCAGGGCGGTGGCCGGGCCGCCGCCCTCGCCGGAGCGGTGGAGGCCAGGGTCCTGCGGGGGGCGGCCGTCGTCGGGGTGGTGCACGAGTCGTTCGTGGACCGGGTCACGGCGATGGGCGTGCCGCGCGCCCGGGTGCAGGTGGTGCCCAACTGGACGCATGTGGAGGGCCCGAGCGGCGACCGGGAACGGACCCGGGCCCGGCTGGGCTGGTCCGAGAAGGAGACCGTGGTGCTGCACGCCGGCAACATGGGCCTCAAGCAGGGACTGGAGGTACTGGTCGAGGCCGCCCGGCTCGCCGACCAGGAAGCCGCGCCGGTACGGATCGTGCTGATGGGCGACGGCAACCAGCGCGCGCACCTGCAGCGGCTCGCCGCGGGCGTCTCCTCGCTGTCCTTCCTGCCACCCGCCGACACCGCGGAGTTCCCCGAGGTGCTGGCCGCCGCCGATGTGCTGGCGGTGACCCAGAAGGCCTCCGTGCTGGACATGAGCCTGCCGTCCAAGCTCACCTCGTACTTCATGACGGGCCGGCCGGTGATCGCGTCGGTGGCCGCCGAAGGGGGCACCGCCCAGGAGGTGCTGCGTGCGGGCGCCGGGTCGGTGATCGCACCGGAGGACCCGAAGGCGCTGCTGGCGGAGGTCCGGGCGCTCGCCGACGACCCTGCGCGGGCGGCCCGGCTCGGAGCCCGCGGTCCGGAGTACGTCGAGCAGCGGCTGAGCAGCCGGGCAGGGCTGGAGCGGATCATGGCGCTGCTGCGGACCGCGAAGGCCGGGCGGTAG
- a CDS encoding glycosyltransferase: protein MRVTHVVTLVSDDGAYGGPVSVATGQLGELASRGHAVELVSLWRGRGAPPRSVDGVPLRARPARTLVPGQGFLGLFHPGLLPLLWRSVGRSEALHLHAGRDLVSLAALVVAVMRRRPFVVQTHGMVQPRGSVVARLFDRVYVPLLRRSAAALVLTDEEEAGLRQVLGPRGPRLVRLPNGVRTRPGDGERGAADVLFLARLQSRKRPEAFVRMAALVHRKRPEVSFTLHGSDEGRLAEVRRLIAGEGLGEVVTYGGALDHDAAVRRTARATVYVLPSVDEPFPMSVLESLAVGTPVVCTDSCGIAPALERREAALVTDGSPEELADAVLRLLEDPPLRERVTRAGREAVEAEFSLAAVADRLAELYGSLARPGAR, encoded by the coding sequence ATGAGGGTCACCCATGTCGTGACCCTGGTCAGCGACGACGGGGCGTACGGCGGCCCGGTGAGCGTGGCCACCGGACAGCTGGGCGAGCTGGCCTCGCGCGGCCACGCGGTGGAGCTGGTCTCGCTGTGGCGGGGACGGGGCGCGCCCCCGCGGTCCGTGGACGGAGTACCGCTCCGGGCCCGGCCGGCCCGCACCCTGGTGCCGGGGCAGGGGTTCCTCGGCCTGTTCCACCCGGGGCTGCTGCCGCTGCTCTGGCGGAGCGTCGGCCGGTCCGAGGCGCTGCATCTGCACGCCGGGCGTGATCTGGTCTCGCTGGCCGCGCTCGTCGTGGCCGTGATGCGCCGCCGCCCCTTCGTGGTGCAGACCCACGGCATGGTCCAGCCGCGCGGCTCGGTGGTGGCCCGGCTCTTCGACCGGGTGTATGTCCCGCTGCTGCGCCGGTCGGCGGCGGCACTGGTGCTCACCGACGAGGAGGAGGCCGGGCTGCGGCAGGTGCTGGGGCCGCGCGGCCCGCGCCTGGTCAGGCTCCCCAACGGAGTGCGTACCCGGCCCGGCGACGGGGAGCGGGGCGCGGCCGATGTGCTGTTCCTCGCCCGCCTGCAGAGCCGCAAACGGCCCGAGGCCTTCGTACGGATGGCGGCGCTGGTGCACCGCAAGCGGCCCGAGGTGTCCTTCACCCTGCACGGTTCGGACGAGGGGCGGCTCGCGGAGGTCCGGCGGCTGATCGCCGGGGAAGGACTCGGCGAGGTGGTGACGTACGGCGGGGCCCTCGATCACGACGCCGCCGTGCGGCGGACCGCACGGGCCACCGTGTACGTCCTGCCCAGCGTCGACGAACCGTTCCCGATGAGCGTGCTGGAGTCCTTGGCGGTGGGCACGCCGGTGGTCTGTACGGACAGCTGCGGTATCGCCCCGGCCCTTGAGCGGCGCGAGGCCGCTCTGGTGACCGACGGTTCGCCGGAAGAGCTGGCGGATGCGGTGCTGCGACTCCTGGAGGACCCCCCGTTGCGGGAGCGCGTGACCCGCGCGGGCCGGGAGGCCGTCGAGGCGGAGTTCTCGCTGGCGGCCGTGGCCGACCGGCTGGCGGAGCTGTACGGCTCGCTCGCCCGGCCCGGCGCCAGGTGA
- a CDS encoding putative colanic acid biosynthesis acetyltransferase, translating into MTSTSPSATSRSAGATATARRLRGFTGAGYDKGRGLLTQAVWFAVLNLVFMKWWCPPRLRPRLLRAFGARVGDRVLIRHRVRVQWPWKLTVGDDVWLGEDSWLINLEPISIASDVCVSQGAVLCTGSHQRRSPTFEFDNAPIHLAEGSWVAARAMVLRGVTVGAGAVVGAGAVAHRDVPPGAVHTTGGAV; encoded by the coding sequence ATGACCTCTACGTCTCCCTCTGCTACCTCGCGCTCTGCTGGCGCCACCGCCACCGCCCGCCGGCTGCGGGGTTTCACCGGCGCCGGTTATGACAAGGGCCGGGGGCTGCTGACCCAGGCCGTCTGGTTCGCCGTGCTGAACCTGGTGTTCATGAAGTGGTGGTGCCCGCCGCGGCTGCGGCCCCGGCTGCTACGGGCCTTCGGCGCCCGCGTCGGCGACCGGGTGCTGATACGGCACCGGGTGCGGGTGCAGTGGCCGTGGAAACTGACGGTCGGCGACGACGTCTGGCTCGGTGAGGACTCCTGGCTGATCAACCTGGAGCCGATCAGCATCGCCAGTGACGTCTGTGTGTCCCAGGGCGCCGTGCTGTGCACCGGAAGCCATCAACGGCGCTCGCCCACCTTCGAGTTCGACAATGCGCCGATCCATCTGGCGGAGGGGTCCTGGGTGGCCGCCCGCGCCATGGTGCTGCGCGGTGTCACCGTCGGGGCGGGCGCGGTGGTCGGCGCCGGTGCGGTGGCCCACCGCGATGTGCCTCCGGGGGCCGTGCACACCACCGGGGGTGCGGTATGA
- the gmd gene encoding GDP-mannose 4,6-dehydratase: protein MPKTAVITGITGQDGSYLAELLLGKGYEVHGLMRRSSSFNTERIDHIYQDPHTPDRRLMLHHCDLSDGVALVNLLRDVQPDEVYNLGAQSHVRVSFDAPLYTGDVTGLGAVRLLEAIRASGVQTRLYQASSSEMFGATPPPQNEATPFHPRSPYGCAKVMAYWSTVNYREAYGLFGVNGILFNHESPRRGETFVTRKITRAVARIQAGLQEHLYLGNLDAVRDWGYAPEYVEAMWLMLQRDEPDDYVVATGVAATVRDFLRAAFATVELDWERYVRFDPKYERPSEVDALIGDASKAKSLLDWSAKVQFDELARIMVESDVRQLADELSGHRVRVDR from the coding sequence ATGCCGAAAACCGCGGTTATCACCGGTATTACCGGACAGGACGGTTCTTATCTCGCCGAATTGCTGCTCGGCAAGGGCTATGAGGTGCACGGGCTGATGCGACGCTCGTCGAGCTTCAACACCGAGCGGATCGACCACATTTACCAGGACCCGCACACCCCGGACCGCAGACTGATGCTGCACCACTGCGACCTCTCGGACGGGGTCGCGCTGGTGAACCTGCTGCGGGATGTGCAGCCCGACGAGGTCTACAACCTCGGCGCCCAGTCCCATGTCCGGGTGTCCTTCGACGCTCCGCTGTACACCGGCGATGTGACCGGGCTGGGCGCCGTGCGGCTGCTGGAGGCCATTCGCGCCAGCGGGGTGCAGACCCGGCTCTACCAGGCCTCGTCCTCGGAGATGTTCGGCGCCACCCCGCCGCCGCAGAACGAGGCGACGCCCTTCCACCCGCGCAGCCCGTACGGCTGCGCCAAGGTGATGGCGTACTGGTCCACGGTCAACTACCGCGAGGCGTACGGGCTGTTCGGCGTGAACGGCATTCTCTTCAACCACGAGAGCCCGCGGCGGGGCGAAACCTTCGTCACCCGCAAGATAACCCGCGCGGTGGCCCGCATCCAGGCGGGACTGCAGGAACACCTCTACCTGGGCAACCTCGACGCCGTCCGCGACTGGGGCTACGCCCCGGAGTACGTGGAGGCCATGTGGCTGATGCTCCAGCGGGACGAGCCCGACGACTACGTGGTGGCGACCGGTGTGGCCGCGACGGTGCGCGACTTCCTCCGGGCCGCCTTCGCCACCGTGGAGCTGGACTGGGAGCGCTATGTGCGCTTCGACCCGAAGTACGAGCGCCCCTCCGAAGTGGACGCGCTCATCGGCGACGCGTCCAAGGCCAAGAGTCTGCTGGACTGGTCGGCGAAGGTGCAGTTCGACGAACTCGCCCGGATCATGGTCGAGTCGGACGTGCGGCAGCTGGCGGACGAGCTCTCCGGCCACCGGGTGCGGGTGGACCGATGA
- a CDS encoding GDP-L-fucose synthase family protein: MDDLLPTPARVFVAGHRGLVGSAVARRLTDRGYDVVTRTHAELDLRDADATAEFLRATRPDAVVLAAAKVGGIMANSTYPVQFLEDNLSIQLSVIAGAHHAGVRRLLFLGSSCIYPKHAAQPITEDALLSGPLEPTNEAYAIAKIAGLVQIRSYRRQYGASFISAMPTNLYGPGDNFDLETSHVLPALIRRFHEAKEKGQAELTLWGTGTPLREFLHVDDLAAACEVLLRRYDGEDTVNVGCGEDLTIADLASCVASVVGYEGRITFDPSRPDGTPRKLLDISRMRALGWSPTIPLAEGIAGTYRAWQEEAARV; encoded by the coding sequence ATGGATGACTTGCTGCCCACACCCGCCCGTGTCTTCGTCGCGGGCCACCGAGGCCTGGTGGGATCCGCCGTGGCCCGGCGGCTGACCGACCGGGGCTATGACGTGGTGACCCGTACGCACGCGGAGCTCGACCTGCGTGACGCCGATGCCACCGCGGAGTTCCTGCGCGCCACCCGTCCCGATGCCGTCGTCCTGGCGGCCGCCAAAGTCGGCGGAATCATGGCCAACAGCACCTACCCCGTGCAGTTCCTGGAGGACAACCTCAGCATCCAGCTCAGCGTCATCGCCGGCGCGCACCACGCCGGGGTCCGCCGTCTGCTGTTCCTCGGATCGAGCTGTATCTACCCCAAGCACGCCGCGCAGCCGATCACCGAAGACGCCCTGCTCAGCGGGCCGTTGGAGCCCACCAACGAGGCGTATGCGATAGCCAAGATCGCCGGACTGGTCCAGATCCGCTCCTACCGCCGGCAGTACGGAGCCTCCTTCATCTCCGCCATGCCGACGAACCTCTACGGACCCGGCGACAACTTCGACCTGGAGACCTCGCACGTCCTGCCCGCGCTCATCCGCCGCTTCCACGAGGCGAAGGAGAAGGGGCAGGCGGAACTCACCCTCTGGGGTACCGGCACCCCGCTGCGCGAGTTCCTGCACGTCGACGACCTGGCCGCGGCCTGCGAGGTGCTGCTGCGCCGCTATGACGGCGAGGACACCGTCAATGTCGGCTGCGGCGAGGACCTGACCATCGCCGACCTCGCCTCCTGCGTCGCCTCCGTGGTGGGCTACGAGGGACGGATCACCTTCGACCCGTCCCGCCCCGACGGCACCCCGCGCAAGCTGCTCGACATCAGCAGGATGCGTGCACTGGGCTGGTCGCCCACCATCCCGCTGGCCGAGGGCATCGCCGGCACCTACCGGGCGTGGCAGGAGGAGGCGGCCCGGGTGTGA
- a CDS encoding sugar transferase: MLCAVTRQPQPWLTAVLAGLSWLAVGTAKNRYTREELSNSNTVLPVVRDWLTMLGVLAVICVGARIEVDLAVCVLALLPCLGLSLVRRRLVHRYLLAMRRRAQALRRVLVVGEAGAVDVVLAELAHRTDHEYVVVGSCLVGEEATDSALPVAARLAYDGEAPEGAPDGETVLRCAAQLDADLVFVAPGRQLSAARVRRLAWALHDGGRNLAILPGLIDVSQHRVRLAKAAGLTVMHIDPAGRRGLPVLLKQVTDRLGALLLLVLLSPVFAAVAAAIRLTTAGPVFYWQIRIGRDLMPFRMWKFRTMVVAADRMRGALERSNEHDGAMFKIRRDPRVTRVGRLLRRFSLDELPQLFNVLTGHMSLVGPRPPLPEEVERYDGTEIRRLSVKPGLTGLWQVSGRSDLSWDETVALDLSYVDNWSYGRDIGVLVRTVRAVVDGRGAY, from the coding sequence ATGCTCTGTGCCGTGACACGGCAGCCGCAGCCGTGGCTCACGGCGGTGCTGGCCGGACTGTCGTGGCTGGCCGTCGGCACAGCGAAGAATCGTTACACCCGGGAGGAGTTGAGCAACAGCAACACGGTGCTGCCGGTCGTGCGGGACTGGCTGACCATGCTGGGCGTGCTGGCGGTCATCTGTGTCGGGGCACGGATCGAGGTCGACCTCGCGGTCTGTGTGCTCGCACTGCTGCCCTGCCTGGGACTGAGCCTGGTCCGGCGCCGGCTCGTCCACCGCTATCTGCTGGCCATGCGCCGTCGCGCGCAGGCGCTGCGACGCGTGCTGGTGGTCGGGGAGGCGGGCGCCGTCGATGTGGTGCTCGCGGAGCTGGCGCACCGTACCGACCACGAATATGTCGTCGTCGGCAGCTGTCTCGTGGGCGAGGAAGCCACTGACTCGGCGCTGCCCGTCGCCGCCCGGCTCGCCTACGACGGGGAGGCACCCGAGGGGGCGCCGGACGGGGAGACCGTCCTCAGGTGCGCCGCGCAGCTCGATGCCGACCTCGTCTTCGTGGCGCCGGGGCGTCAGCTCTCCGCGGCTCGGGTGCGCCGACTGGCCTGGGCGCTGCACGACGGGGGGCGGAATCTGGCCATACTTCCGGGACTCATCGATGTGTCACAGCACCGGGTCCGGCTCGCCAAGGCGGCGGGCCTGACGGTGATGCACATCGACCCGGCGGGCCGGCGGGGGCTGCCGGTGTTACTGAAGCAGGTCACCGACCGGTTGGGTGCCCTGCTGCTGCTCGTACTGCTCTCCCCCGTCTTCGCCGCCGTGGCCGCGGCCATAAGGCTCACCACCGCGGGCCCGGTGTTCTACTGGCAGATCCGGATCGGCCGGGATCTGATGCCGTTCCGGATGTGGAAGTTCCGCACGATGGTGGTCGCCGCCGACCGGATGCGGGGCGCGCTGGAGCGGTCGAACGAGCACGACGGGGCGATGTTCAAGATCCGGCGGGACCCCCGGGTGACCCGGGTGGGCCGTCTGCTGCGGCGCTTCTCGCTGGACGAACTGCCCCAGTTGTTCAACGTCCTGACCGGCCATATGTCCCTGGTCGGCCCGCGGCCGCCGCTTCCCGAGGAGGTCGAGCGGTACGACGGGACCGAGATCCGCCGGTTGTCCGTCAAGCCGGGGCTCACCGGTCTGTGGCAGGTCAGCGGGCGGTCCGACCTCTCCTGGGACGAGACCGTCGCACTGGATCTGAGCTATGTGGACAACTGGTCCTACGGCCGGGACATCGGTGTGCTGGTCCGGACCGTGCGCGCCGTGGTGGACGGGCGCGGTGCCTACTAG
- a CDS encoding AIM24 family protein: MKSDLFSAENMATPATAPGMTQQNAKSIKYVLDGECYARQGSMIAYRGDLQFEKQGQGLGKFLKRAVTGEGLALMAVRGRGEVWFAHEAANCFVIDLTPGDGITVNGRNVLCFDPSLSYEIKVVKGAGMVGGGLFNSVFSGQGKLAVMCEGNPLVIPVSPQSPVFVDTDAVVGWSSSLQTSLHRSQSLGSMLRGGSGEAVQLRLDGEGFVIVRPSELRPEKEAGN, translated from the coding sequence ATGAAAAGCGACCTTTTCTCCGCGGAGAACATGGCCACGCCTGCCACCGCGCCCGGAATGACTCAGCAGAACGCCAAGTCGATCAAGTACGTCCTGGACGGCGAGTGTTATGCGCGACAGGGCTCGATGATCGCCTACCGCGGTGATCTGCAATTCGAGAAGCAGGGGCAGGGCCTCGGCAAGTTCCTCAAACGGGCGGTCACCGGCGAGGGGCTGGCGCTGATGGCCGTACGGGGCCGCGGTGAGGTGTGGTTCGCGCACGAGGCCGCCAACTGCTTCGTCATCGACCTCACCCCCGGCGACGGCATCACCGTCAACGGCCGTAACGTGCTGTGCTTCGACCCGTCGCTCTCCTACGAGATCAAGGTCGTCAAGGGCGCCGGCATGGTCGGTGGCGGGCTCTTCAACTCGGTCTTCAGCGGGCAGGGCAAACTGGCGGTGATGTGCGAGGGCAATCCCCTCGTCATACCCGTGTCCCCGCAGTCCCCGGTCTTCGTCGACACCGACGCCGTGGTCGGCTGGAGCAGCAGCCTGCAGACCTCGCTGCACCGCTCGCAGAGCCTCGGGTCGATGCTCCGCGGCGGCTCCGGCGAGGCCGTCCAGCTCCGTCTCGACGGCGAGGGCTTCGTGATCGTACGGCCCAGTGAACTCCGCCCGGAGAAGGAAGCCGGCAACTGA
- a CDS encoding ribonuclease H family protein yields MIAPMAERVIAACDGASKGNPGPAGWAWVIADGEGTVVRWEAGPLGTATNNVAELTALERLLAATEPAVPLEIRMDSQYAMKAVTTWLPGWKRKGWKTAAGKPVANQELVMRIDALLTDRSVEFRYVPAHQVDGDPLNDFADRAASQAAVVQEAAGSELGSPQPPPSSPPAGPRRGASGATAKTASSPKRRTANTTRTLNAKFPGRCRCGRSYAAGEPITKNPDGWGHPACRSGAGSGD; encoded by the coding sequence ATGATCGCGCCCATGGCTGAACGCGTGATCGCCGCCTGTGACGGCGCGTCGAAAGGAAACCCCGGGCCCGCGGGCTGGGCCTGGGTCATCGCCGACGGTGAGGGAACCGTCGTGCGGTGGGAGGCCGGGCCGCTGGGCACCGCAACGAACAATGTCGCCGAACTCACGGCCCTGGAACGCCTGCTGGCGGCCACCGAACCGGCCGTGCCCCTGGAGATCCGGATGGACTCCCAATACGCCATGAAGGCCGTCACCACCTGGCTGCCCGGCTGGAAGCGCAAGGGCTGGAAGACCGCCGCGGGCAAGCCCGTCGCCAACCAGGAACTCGTGATGCGCATCGATGCGCTGCTCACCGACCGCTCCGTGGAGTTCCGGTACGTACCGGCGCACCAGGTGGACGGCGATCCGCTCAACGACTTCGCCGACCGGGCCGCCAGCCAGGCAGCGGTCGTCCAGGAGGCCGCCGGCAGCGAGCTCGGCTCCCCGCAGCCACCGCCGTCCTCCCCGCCCGCCGGCCCGCGCCGGGGCGCCTCCGGTGCCACGGCAAAGACGGCGTCCTCGCCCAAGCGGCGAACGGCGAACACGACACGGACCCTCAACGCCAAGTTCCCCGGACGCTGCCGCTGCGGGCGCTCCTACGCGGCAGGCGAGCCCATCACCAAGAACCCGGACGGCTGGGGGCACCCCGCGTGCCGCTCGGGCGCCGGCAGCGGCGACTGA
- a CDS encoding FUSC family protein: MRAAIRRARTRTWDRFAASDPGLLRLKAGLRTVGAIVLTLVVLALLGTGVTLMVAGAMAAMVATFAIREKEVRGQAITLALGLPVALAAMSLAALLHNLVIAGDVFFVLLIFGAVYSRRFGDRGTALGLIGFQVYFVSLFVHATVPALPELYLTLGIALACSAVVRFAVVPETPQRTLGRLREAFRARLAQLLATQMELLDAGPEELDKVLDDLRRHTARLHEAALMIQGLLEEGTQSAAAAGLVQRRVADAEIAAERLGMLILNARSAERADTLTMHLPHAPVPATATRTPAEDAATVTLRRDLNSLLLLVARRAADDRGTALAHVRNRLLGYRDEDNLPRASSVVQDVFRGVGESARAVLGLRLALDGPQDESDDTPATTRSREEFDAENLAIVAAEEAEEPEEDRTGLRRPTTRAACQVAVGSTLAIIGGEFLSTQRWYWAVLTCWVVFLNTASTGEILVKGYRRLVGTVLGVVAGVALAGLVGDHPWPAFALVLLCIFGMYFTAPLSYALMSFFVTAMLGLLYTLLNTYSLTVLVLRIEETALGAACGIIAAVLVLPVHTDRRTDEQLGTVLVRLRDVVSAAVEQLSGGPAVDLLGKARDLDTALDDLRASTQPLTHPITPLRVRRRTARYLVALLETAAYHARSLAATAELVPYSKTIAADPRLERAGRRIGQNIDLIVARVLEESTEGEVESGVSIAAMLDAAGSEALRSGTVTFRVLRHLQRLDEGVVGIARPLGVPVASPKGGKSDSGHGASDAADAAAARG; encoded by the coding sequence GTGAGGGCAGCGATACGGCGGGCTCGGACGAGAACCTGGGACCGCTTCGCGGCATCCGACCCAGGGCTGCTACGGCTGAAGGCGGGGCTGCGGACGGTCGGGGCGATCGTGCTCACCCTCGTCGTCCTCGCCCTGCTCGGCACCGGCGTCACCCTGATGGTCGCGGGTGCCATGGCCGCCATGGTCGCCACCTTCGCGATCAGGGAGAAGGAGGTGCGCGGCCAGGCGATCACACTGGCGCTGGGCCTGCCCGTCGCGCTGGCCGCCATGTCGCTGGCGGCGCTGCTGCACAACCTGGTCATCGCCGGTGACGTGTTCTTCGTCCTCCTGATCTTCGGTGCCGTCTACTCCCGGCGGTTCGGCGACCGCGGCACCGCGCTCGGTCTGATCGGCTTTCAGGTCTACTTCGTCTCGCTGTTCGTCCACGCCACCGTCCCCGCCCTCCCCGAGCTGTATCTGACCCTGGGCATCGCCCTCGCGTGCAGCGCGGTCGTACGGTTCGCCGTCGTCCCGGAGACACCGCAGCGCACCCTGGGCCGGCTGCGTGAGGCCTTCCGGGCGCGTCTCGCCCAGCTGCTGGCCACCCAGATGGAGCTGCTGGACGCCGGCCCCGAGGAACTGGACAAGGTCCTCGACGACCTGCGGCGGCACACCGCCCGGCTGCACGAAGCGGCCCTGATGATCCAGGGCCTCCTGGAGGAGGGCACACAGAGCGCCGCCGCGGCGGGACTGGTGCAACGCCGCGTCGCGGACGCCGAGATCGCCGCCGAGCGGCTGGGCATGCTGATACTCAACGCCCGCAGCGCCGAGCGGGCGGACACCCTCACCATGCATCTGCCGCACGCCCCCGTGCCGGCCACGGCGACCCGTACCCCGGCCGAGGACGCGGCGACCGTCACCCTGCGCCGGGATCTGAACTCTCTGCTCCTGCTGGTCGCCCGGCGCGCAGCCGACGACCGCGGCACCGCGCTCGCCCATGTACGCAACAGGCTGCTCGGCTACCGCGACGAGGACAATCTGCCGCGCGCCTCGTCCGTCGTCCAGGACGTGTTCCGCGGGGTCGGTGAGAGCGCGCGGGCCGTGCTGGGTCTGCGGCTGGCGCTCGACGGGCCGCAGGACGAGTCGGACGACACCCCGGCCACCACGCGCTCACGTGAAGAGTTCGACGCCGAGAATCTGGCGATCGTCGCGGCCGAGGAGGCCGAAGAGCCGGAGGAGGACCGCACCGGGCTCCGGAGGCCGACCACCCGTGCCGCGTGCCAGGTCGCGGTGGGCTCGACGCTGGCCATCATCGGCGGTGAGTTCCTGTCCACCCAGCGCTGGTACTGGGCGGTGCTGACCTGCTGGGTCGTCTTCCTCAACACCGCGTCCACGGGCGAGATCCTGGTCAAGGGCTACCGCCGGCTGGTGGGCACGGTCCTCGGCGTGGTCGCCGGTGTCGCGCTCGCCGGGCTGGTCGGCGACCACCCCTGGCCCGCGTTCGCCCTCGTGCTGCTCTGCATCTTCGGGATGTACTTCACCGCACCGCTGTCGTACGCGCTGATGTCCTTCTTCGTCACCGCGATGCTCGGGCTGCTCTACACCCTGCTCAACACCTACAGCCTGACCGTGCTGGTGCTGCGCATCGAGGAGACGGCGCTGGGCGCCGCGTGCGGGATCATCGCCGCCGTACTGGTGCTGCCGGTCCACACCGACCGCCGCACGGACGAGCAGCTGGGCACGGTGCTGGTCCGGCTGCGGGACGTCGTCTCCGCCGCGGTGGAACAGCTCAGTGGCGGGCCGGCCGTCGACCTGCTGGGCAAGGCCCGCGATCTGGACACGGCGCTGGACGATCTCCGTGCCTCCACCCAGCCCCTGACCCATCCGATCACCCCGCTGCGCGTGCGGCGGCGGACCGCCCGGTACCTGGTCGCGCTGCTGGAGACCGCCGCCTACCACGCCCGTTCCCTGGCGGCGACGGCGGAACTCGTGCCGTACAGCAAGACCATCGCGGCCGACCCGCGCCTGGAGCGAGCCGGCCGCCGGATCGGGCAGAACATCGATCTCATCGTCGCGCGCGTGCTGGAGGAGAGCACCGAGGGCGAGGTGGAATCCGGGGTGAGCATCGCGGCGATGCTCGATGCCGCCGGTTCCGAGGCGCTGCGTTCGGGCACGGTCACCTTCCGCGTGCTGCGCCACCTCCAGCGCCTCGACGAGGGCGTGGTGGGCATCGCCCGCCCGCTCGGCGTACCGGTGGCGAGCCCCAAGGGCGGCAAGTCAGACTCAGGACACGGGGCGAGTGACGCGGCCGATGCCGCAGCGGCTCGTGGGTGA
- a CDS encoding DUF4232 domain-containing protein translates to MTIRGLRTAATVTAAVALAVGAGAGSASAAGAAGSGAAGSCQPGTLKVTTTSAGSSQVGMNHEGTYLKVTNTGTSACAIGGYPGLALEGAGHTALKTTAHHGDTYFAKDPGAHGVTLKPGKSAFADLVWTHAGPSVQAKYLQVSPTGSNSHGVVAFDKAVDGGKLSVTAWSATPPSAS, encoded by the coding sequence ATGACCATCCGTGGTCTGCGTACCGCCGCCACCGTCACGGCCGCTGTCGCCCTTGCTGTGGGAGCGGGCGCCGGTTCGGCTTCCGCGGCCGGTGCGGCAGGATCCGGCGCGGCCGGCTCGTGCCAGCCGGGGACGCTGAAGGTCACGACCACCAGCGCGGGTTCGAGCCAGGTCGGAATGAATCACGAGGGCACCTACCTCAAGGTGACCAACACCGGCACCAGCGCGTGCGCGATAGGCGGCTACCCGGGGCTGGCGCTGGAAGGGGCCGGTCACACGGCCCTGAAGACCACCGCGCATCACGGTGACACCTACTTCGCCAAGGACCCGGGCGCGCACGGGGTCACCCTGAAGCCGGGCAAGAGCGCCTTCGCCGACCTGGTCTGGACGCACGCCGGCCCGTCCGTGCAGGCCAAGTACCTGCAGGTGTCCCCGACGGGCAGCAACTCGCACGGCGTCGTGGCGTTCGACAAGGCCGTCGACGGCGGGAAGCTGTCCGTGACGGCCTGGTCGGCGACGCCGCCCAGCGCTTCCTGA